Proteins co-encoded in one Alphaproteobacteria bacterium genomic window:
- a CDS encoding sugar transferase, translated as MRKYLYLAYDTLCICAALVVALYLRHGFPLIQEGSPDDIYTLLLATFIGTVCVLPLMRLHTGMWRFTSTSEIADIVIAVGLVVVLANAGLFLVNRLDMMPRSVPPLHWAIAVFGMVSTRLMARQLFGPARSHAANKTSHQQHVIVVGAGHTAELYLQFIKRISRQPIQVAGLVDKDESLTNRMFQKHTILGTPSDIPRLMEEFHVHGIQIGQIVLAELMDELSEADVVLLHQLGRSGVVEVVHFAKHMGPQLQPETAKTIADYYQEIGTIPKHHFEKPNGLYPYVKRMFDMVCAIILLVALAPLMLLAAIAVLLDVGLPILFWQQRPGLHGKPFKLYKFRTMRQARRKIGEDRLLHKSGDEMRTSRLGKLLRRLRLDELPQLMHILVGTMSFVGPRPLLPDDQPEGGEVRLSVRPGVTGWAQIHGGDALTPQEKLILDAWYIRNMSLWLDIKILLRTLLAVLEEDRRKTPILNKGTTAHEPV; from the coding sequence ATGAGAAAGTATCTCTACCTCGCTTATGATACTCTGTGCATTTGTGCTGCGCTTGTCGTGGCGCTCTATTTGCGCCATGGATTCCCGCTCATTCAAGAGGGTAGCCCCGACGATATCTACACATTGCTACTCGCAACATTTATCGGCACGGTTTGTGTATTGCCGCTCATGCGCTTGCACACAGGTATGTGGCGCTTTACCTCGACCTCTGAAATCGCCGATATCGTGATTGCAGTCGGCTTAGTTGTTGTACTCGCCAACGCAGGGCTATTCCTCGTCAACCGTCTCGACATGATGCCGCGCTCCGTACCACCCCTGCATTGGGCAATCGCCGTATTTGGTATGGTCAGCACACGCTTGATGGCGCGCCAACTTTTTGGTCCCGCACGCAGCCACGCCGCCAATAAAACCAGCCACCAGCAGCATGTAATCGTGGTCGGCGCGGGCCACACTGCCGAGCTATATCTGCAATTCATTAAACGTATTAGCCGCCAGCCGATTCAAGTCGCAGGCTTAGTGGATAAGGACGAAAGCCTCACCAACCGCATGTTCCAAAAGCACACGATTTTGGGCACCCCGTCTGACATACCTCGCCTGATGGAAGAGTTCCACGTGCATGGCATTCAAATTGGGCAAATCGTACTTGCGGAATTGATGGATGAATTAAGCGAGGCCGACGTAGTGCTGCTGCATCAGCTTGGTCGAAGCGGCGTGGTAGAGGTCGTTCATTTTGCGAAACATATGGGCCCGCAATTGCAGCCAGAAACCGCTAAAACAATCGCTGATTATTATCAAGAAATTGGCACCATCCCCAAACATCATTTTGAAAAGCCTAATGGCCTCTACCCCTATGTAAAACGCATGTTCGATATGGTTTGCGCCATCATCTTGCTTGTGGCTCTCGCACCACTCATGCTACTCGCCGCAATAGCAGTATTACTCGACGTTGGGTTGCCCATTTTATTCTGGCAGCAGCGCCCTGGATTGCATGGAAAACCCTTCAAGCTTTATAAATTCCGCACCATGCGTCAAGCGCGTCGCAAGATAGGCGAAGACCGATTGCTGCACAAATCGGGCGACGAGATGCGCACCTCACGCTTAGGAAAATTGCTGCGCCGTTTGCGTCTGGATGAATTGCCTCAACTCATGCATATTTTGGTGGGCACGATGTCGTTTGTTGGCCCACGCCCCCTGCTACCTGACGACCAACCAGAAGGCGGTGAAGTTCGCCTGAGTGTGCGGCCAGGTGTCACAGGCTGGGCACAGATTCATGGTGGTGATGCGCTCACCCCTCAGGAAAAGCTTATTTTAGATGCATGGTACATACGAAACATGTCACTATGGCTCGATATCAAAATCCTATTGCGTACGTTGCTCGCCGTGCTTGAAGAAGATCGTCGCAAAACACCGATACTGAATAAAGGCACCACCGCCCATGAGCCAGTATAA
- a CDS encoding methyltransferase domain-containing protein encodes MAMLLDPNMQRSSSFLHLKSFLASPIDYVFSRWQSAKSHGVARWGRPESLHDDWVERTALIAGMIQPNSSILEFGAGKERLREFLPQGCRYQPADIIARSTNTIVADLNVTTPKLTEKYDYIVFSGVLEYIHDVQKLLHYVRDNCTTCILSYAPTDCLECMTTRMRSGWVNHLSKNSFESILHNAGFEILEKRVWRGQDIYSLR; translated from the coding sequence ATGGCAATGTTATTAGACCCTAACATGCAGCGCAGTTCGTCGTTTCTACATCTGAAAAGCTTTCTAGCTTCACCGATCGACTATGTCTTTTCGCGCTGGCAATCGGCAAAGTCACATGGCGTTGCGCGATGGGGCAGACCTGAAAGCCTCCATGATGATTGGGTAGAGCGCACGGCACTCATCGCCGGCATGATTCAGCCCAACAGTTCCATACTGGAATTTGGCGCAGGTAAAGAACGTCTGCGTGAATTCTTGCCACAAGGCTGCCGTTATCAACCTGCGGATATTATTGCCCGCTCGACCAACACTATTGTGGCCGACCTCAACGTCACCACACCTAAACTGACCGAGAAATATGACTATATCGTCTTCTCGGGCGTACTAGAATATATTCACGATGTGCAAAAATTACTGCATTATGTGCGCGATAACTGCACCACCTGCATCCTTTCTTACGCGCCAACCGATTGCTTGGAATGCATGACCACCCGTATGCGTAGTGGCTGGGTTAACCATCTCTCGAAGAACTCGTTTGAATCTATTTTGCATAACGCAGGGTTTGAAATCCTCGAGAAACGCGTCTGGCGCGGTCAGGATATTTACAGCCTACGCTAG
- a CDS encoding polysaccharide biosynthesis tyrosine autokinase has product MKLALLNETPLAAKPAQLPEMDDLLSFREIIAVLQRHKKLILFCVVTGLMLGLVYIMFSAPRYTTTASLLVDPRQNNSALPQQIAGGVTFQENLIIDSQIEVIKSRRLMDKVAQKAGLYETVAAPTKSPFDSLKETIFGPDDANKAKAQGERTKQAMLDGFMSGLNVSRVRNTYVIAISYTAPNPQVASNIANLIAETYLDSEMEAQYESSDRANKWLKMRLGVLQKELTATESAVEDYKAENNIVQTGEKTLLSDQQLSELNSNLIIARAESAQAKARYDNIQNIIKVGNPETATSDVLNNKVIGELRSKYIDLSRLAKEILRRESRDHQAYRNLLQQMQDIQSLIWSEYRRIAESYKNEYEIARSKELSLQQELDAVKGTSAVSGRSQIALRDMQRRADSTRNLYTKMLDKSNEEIEKQTLPSIHARIISYATPPLSSSWPDKQMVLAIALLLGSLVGIGFAFLREQFEKFLWKAEDIESAAQRTCLGMLPKIAFDREKVVHFTKRWSTKDISVSELSNTFNASGFAEITKPLEQQTGIITEIMRNVQLATHFSADKKEGHEAKVISFVSARPGEGKSITSCFLAKHLAKTGARVALIDCDFRRPSLTHWFLSGGTTGFYELASRLGQEDERMVLMDLAKICHKTGQENLFFIPAKGTTTSISNLNLVASGQMHALINYLKQVFDVILIDLPPIMNIVDARMIANSIDSFILLAHWGKTDRSIVSKALHRAPEVFNKTVGSLLTLVDTEKASKYGYYNYNYYYYYHHQPS; this is encoded by the coding sequence ATGAAGCTCGCACTGCTTAACGAAACACCGCTTGCCGCCAAACCCGCTCAGCTCCCTGAGATGGACGATTTGCTGTCGTTCCGGGAAATTATTGCCGTACTCCAGCGCCATAAAAAACTAATTCTGTTCTGTGTCGTAACTGGCCTGATGCTCGGCCTCGTTTACATCATGTTCTCTGCACCGCGCTACACCACCACAGCATCATTGCTGGTAGACCCAAGACAAAATAACAGTGCGCTACCACAGCAAATTGCTGGTGGCGTGACCTTCCAAGAAAACCTGATTATCGATAGCCAGATCGAAGTGATCAAGTCGCGCCGACTGATGGATAAGGTCGCGCAAAAAGCGGGATTATACGAAACCGTTGCCGCACCAACCAAAAGCCCTTTCGATTCTTTGAAAGAGACAATTTTTGGCCCCGACGACGCGAATAAAGCCAAAGCTCAGGGTGAGCGCACCAAGCAAGCAATGCTCGATGGATTCATGAGCGGCCTCAATGTTAGCCGCGTTCGTAACACCTACGTGATTGCTATCAGCTACACCGCGCCAAATCCTCAAGTTGCTTCAAACATCGCTAACCTGATTGCTGAAACCTATCTCGATTCAGAAATGGAAGCGCAGTACGAATCTTCCGACCGCGCCAACAAATGGCTCAAAATGCGCCTAGGTGTATTGCAGAAAGAACTGACAGCTACCGAATCAGCCGTTGAGGATTACAAAGCCGAAAACAACATTGTGCAAACAGGTGAAAAAACGCTGCTTTCCGACCAGCAGCTTTCCGAGCTGAATAGCAACCTGATTATTGCGCGCGCAGAAAGTGCTCAAGCAAAAGCGCGTTACGACAACATTCAGAACATCATCAAAGTTGGTAATCCTGAAACAGCGACCAGCGACGTTCTCAATAACAAAGTGATTGGCGAACTGCGCAGCAAATACATTGATCTGTCGCGCCTTGCGAAAGAAATTCTCCGCCGCGAAAGCAGAGATCACCAAGCCTATCGCAACCTGCTTCAGCAAATGCAGGACATCCAGAGCCTGATCTGGAGCGAGTATCGCCGTATCGCGGAAAGCTATAAGAATGAATACGAAATCGCCCGCTCGAAAGAACTGAGCCTACAACAGGAATTGGACGCAGTTAAAGGCACCAGCGCTGTGAGCGGCCGCAGCCAAATTGCCCTACGTGATATGCAGCGCCGCGCTGATTCAACGCGCAATCTCTACACCAAAATGCTCGATAAATCGAACGAGGAAATCGAGAAGCAAACGCTGCCATCTATCCACGCACGCATCATCAGCTACGCAACGCCACCGCTCTCTTCAAGCTGGCCTGATAAGCAAATGGTGTTGGCGATTGCGCTGTTACTCGGCAGCTTAGTGGGTATCGGTTTTGCCTTCCTGCGTGAGCAGTTCGAGAAATTCCTCTGGAAAGCAGAGGATATTGAATCCGCAGCACAGCGCACATGCCTTGGCATGCTGCCAAAAATCGCCTTCGACCGCGAAAAGGTGGTTCACTTCACCAAACGCTGGTCCACAAAGGACATCAGTGTCTCCGAATTATCGAACACGTTTAATGCAAGTGGTTTTGCTGAAATCACCAAACCGCTCGAGCAGCAAACGGGTATCATCACCGAGATTATGCGTAACGTTCAATTGGCGACGCATTTCAGTGCCGATAAAAAAGAAGGCCACGAAGCGAAAGTGATCTCGTTCGTTTCGGCGCGCCCTGGTGAAGGCAAGTCAATCACCTCGTGTTTCCTTGCCAAGCACCTTGCAAAAACGGGCGCACGCGTAGCGTTGATTGATTGCGACTTCCGCCGTCCAAGCTTGACGCATTGGTTCCTCTCAGGCGGCACGACAGGATTTTATGAATTAGCCTCGCGCCTCGGTCAGGAAGATGAGCGCATGGTGCTGATGGACCTTGCTAAAATCTGCCATAAGACGGGACAAGAAAATCTCTTCTTCATTCCTGCTAAAGGCACCACCACATCAATTTCCAACCTGAATCTCGTTGCCTCAGGTCAAATGCACGCGCTGATCAATTACCTTAAACAAGTGTTTGACGTCATCCTCATCGATTTGCCGCCAATCATGAATATCGTTGATGCGCGCATGATTGCGAACTCGATTGATAGCTTCATTCTCCTTGCACATTGGGGAAAGACCGACCGCAGCATCGTGAGCAAAGCATTGCACCGCGCCCCTGAAGTATTTAACAAAACCGTTGGCTCGTTGCTCACGCTGGTAGATACAGAGAAAGCCAGTAAGTACGGCTACTATAACTACAACTACTACTATTATTACCATCACCAGCCTTCATGA
- a CDS encoding serine/threonine protein phosphatase: MSIARIKKFFAPEAEPTPIATRHFSVPEGVRAYAVGDIHGRASLLKKMLAAIEEDAAQHASQRTVQIFLGDYIDRGMQSRDVVDLLIAPPPKGHERICLMGNHEEALLHFLDDPNILRDWANFGGYATLVSYGIPMPESMSPERLKALRDAFARAIPQAHLDFYKNLPLRTSLGDYLFVHAGIIPGLPLEEQKPEHLLWIRRPFLNYKGYFNHYIVHGHTPVTSAEILPNRANLDISIAAKSSLAALVLEGDERRVLVVEESD, translated from the coding sequence ATGTCAATTGCACGGATCAAAAAATTCTTTGCTCCTGAAGCGGAGCCAACACCGATCGCGACGCGTCATTTTAGCGTGCCTGAAGGTGTGCGCGCCTATGCAGTGGGCGATATTCATGGCCGCGCGTCATTGCTCAAGAAAATGCTCGCCGCAATAGAAGAGGACGCTGCGCAGCACGCCTCACAACGCACCGTACAGATTTTCTTAGGCGATTACATTGATCGCGGTATGCAGAGTCGTGACGTCGTTGATCTGCTGATCGCGCCACCGCCGAAAGGCCATGAGCGCATCTGCCTGATGGGCAACCACGAGGAAGCATTGCTGCACTTCCTAGATGACCCCAATATCCTGCGCGATTGGGCAAACTTTGGGGGCTATGCCACCCTTGTTTCATACGGCATTCCCATGCCTGAATCTATGTCGCCCGAGCGCCTCAAAGCCTTGCGTGATGCATTCGCCCGCGCCATCCCACAAGCGCATCTCGACTTCTATAAGAACCTGCCTTTGCGTACCAGCTTGGGAGATTATTTATTCGTCCATGCGGGTATTATTCCAGGCCTGCCACTTGAGGAGCAAAAGCCCGAACACCTGCTCTGGATTCGCCGTCCATTCCTGAACTACAAAGGCTATTTTAACCACTACATCGTACATGGCCATACGCCTGTAACATCAGCAGAAATTCTACCTAATCGCGCCAATTTGGATATCAGCATTGCTGCCAAAAGCAGCCTTGCCGCACTGGTACTTGAAGGCGACGAACGTCGCGTATTGGTGGTTGAGGAGAGTGATTGA
- the secE gene encoding preprotein translocase subunit SecE, with product MNPAKFIREVRQEMNKVTWPTRKETSISTAMVLVLGLVAAIFFLIVDGVLATSVQWILGLGN from the coding sequence ATGAATCCCGCGAAGTTTATCCGCGAAGTGCGTCAGGAGATGAATAAAGTCACTTGGCCAACGCGCAAAGAAACCAGTATTTCCACCGCCATGGTATTGGTGCTGGGCTTGGTGGCGGCGATTTTCTTTTTGATCGTCGATGGTGTGTTGGCGACATCCGTACAATGGATTTTAGGATTAGGTAACTAA
- the nusG gene encoding transcription termination/antitermination protein NusG, whose amino-acid sequence MNEAVQTNENTQATPASKGGKGQRWYIIHAYSGFEKKVATSIMEQAVQKNLADKFEQVVVPTEDIVEVRRGKKVQAERKFFPGYVLAKMEMTDATWQLVKNTPKVTGFLGGKGIRPQPITDAEAQAIFKQAEEGAASSRNTVHFDIGEQVKIIDGPFESFIGTVEDVEEDRQKLKVSVSIFGRATPVELNFDQVHKV is encoded by the coding sequence ATGAACGAGGCCGTGCAAACAAACGAAAATACGCAAGCCACCCCCGCAAGCAAAGGCGGCAAAGGCCAGCGCTGGTACATCATTCACGCGTATTCGGGCTTTGAGAAAAAAGTTGCGACCTCCATCATGGAGCAGGCGGTTCAGAAAAACCTTGCCGATAAATTCGAGCAAGTGGTGGTGCCAACCGAAGACATCGTTGAGGTGCGTCGTGGTAAAAAAGTTCAGGCAGAACGCAAGTTCTTCCCTGGCTATGTACTGGCTAAAATGGAAATGACCGATGCGACATGGCAGCTCGTAAAGAATACGCCGAAGGTCACGGGTTTCTTGGGTGGTAAGGGTATTCGCCCGCAGCCAATCACGGATGCTGAAGCGCAAGCGATCTTCAAGCAAGCAGAAGAGGGTGCAGCTTCTTCACGCAATACGGTTCATTTCGATATTGGTGAACAAGTTAAGATTATCGACGGCCCATTCGAGTCATTCATCGGAACGGTAGAAGATGTGGAAGAAGACCGCCAGAAACTGAAGGTTTCGGTGTCCATCTTTGGTCGCGCAACGCCGGTGGAGCTGAACTTCGATCAGGTGCATAAAGTCTAG
- the rplK gene encoding 50S ribosomal protein L11 encodes MAKEITGYIKLQIPAGKANPAPPIGPALGQAGVNIMEFCKQFNAATQQKEAGMPIPVVITVYKDRSFTFIMKQPPVSYFLLKAAKLEKGTGLVGKEIVGKVTKKQIQEIAKQKMVDMNAHDEAAACSMIAGSAMSMGIEVVEG; translated from the coding sequence ATGGCTAAGGAAATTACTGGCTATATTAAGCTGCAGATCCCTGCAGGTAAAGCCAACCCCGCTCCGCCAATTGGTCCTGCACTTGGTCAGGCTGGCGTGAACATCATGGAATTCTGTAAGCAGTTTAACGCTGCTACTCAGCAAAAAGAAGCGGGTATGCCAATTCCCGTGGTTATCACCGTTTATAAAGACCGCAGCTTCACCTTCATTATGAAGCAGCCTCCCGTTTCGTACTTCCTGCTTAAAGCGGCGAAGCTTGAAAAGGGCACGGGTCTGGTTGGTAAAGAGATCGTTGGCAAAGTGACCAAGAAGCAGATCCAAGAGATCGCGAAACAGAAAATGGTTGATATGAACGCGCATGACGAAGCGGCGGCTTGCAGCATGATTGCTGGCTCGGCGATGTCGATGGGCATTGAAGTGGTGGAGGGCTAA
- the rplA gene encoding 50S ribosomal protein L1, which produces MATKPGKRIKAAREQVNKDKTYTLAEAVKIMKANAKTKFDETVDVALNLTIDPKQSDQQVRGMVSMPNGLGKTVRVAVFAKGDKAEAAKKAGADIVGAEDLADMIQKGDMNFDVCIAAPDMMALVGKVGKILGPKGLMPNPKLGTVTPDVEKAVKTAKSGQVEFKVEKAAIIHAGVGKASFSEEAIAQNIKAFIGAVNKAKPAGVKGVFFKRVSVSTTMGPGIKLDVNDVLAA; this is translated from the coding sequence ATGGCAACGAAACCAGGTAAACGTATCAAGGCTGCTCGTGAGCAAGTGAACAAGGATAAAACCTACACGCTCGCGGAAGCGGTAAAGATCATGAAGGCCAATGCAAAGACCAAGTTCGACGAAACGGTCGATGTTGCATTGAACCTGACCATTGACCCTAAGCAGTCGGACCAACAGGTTCGCGGCATGGTGTCGATGCCAAACGGTTTGGGTAAGACCGTGCGTGTTGCTGTATTCGCAAAAGGCGACAAAGCTGAAGCGGCGAAAAAAGCAGGTGCTGATATCGTGGGTGCGGAAGATCTCGCAGATATGATTCAAAAAGGCGATATGAACTTTGATGTGTGCATCGCTGCTCCTGACATGATGGCACTGGTTGGTAAGGTTGGTAAAATCTTGGGTCCAAAAGGCCTGATGCCAAATCCAAAGCTCGGCACGGTTACTCCGGATGTTGAGAAAGCTGTTAAGACTGCAAAGTCGGGCCAAGTTGAGTTCAAGGTTGAGAAGGCGGCGATCATCCACGCAGGCGTGGGTAAAGCTAGCTTCTCAGAAGAAGCAATTGCCCAAAACATCAAGGCATTCATTGGTGCTGTGAACAAGGCGAAACCTGCAGGTGTTAAGGGTGTCTTCTTCAAGCGCGTTTCCGTTTCCACCACGATGGGTCCTGGCATCAAGCTTGATGTCAACGACGTGTTGGCAGCGTAA
- the rplJ gene encoding 50S ribosomal protein L10, with product MNRTEKQQWIDGVNADTKGAAIVLVAHYKGLTVAEISELRVNARKAGAKLKVTKNLLAKRAIAGTTYAKLDSLYKGPTITAFANEPVSAAKVLSDFAKKNEKLVLLGGAFGETVLDKAAIQQLASLPSLDELRAKILAMLNTPATRIAGVLQAPAGQLARLQGAKAAKGE from the coding sequence ATGAACCGTACCGAAAAACAACAATGGATCGACGGCGTGAATGCAGACACTAAGGGTGCTGCGATTGTTCTCGTTGCTCACTATAAAGGTCTGACCGTTGCTGAGATCAGCGAATTGCGTGTGAATGCACGTAAGGCTGGCGCGAAGCTGAAGGTGACCAAGAACCTGCTCGCTAAGCGCGCTATTGCTGGCACGACTTACGCGAAGCTTGATTCGCTTTACAAAGGCCCAACCATTACAGCGTTCGCGAATGAGCCTGTATCGGCGGCTAAAGTTCTTAGCGACTTCGCTAAGAAGAACGAAAAACTGGTGCTGCTTGGCGGCGCGTTTGGTGAGACGGTCTTGGATAAGGCTGCAATTCAACAGTTGGCATCACTGCCTTCGCTGGATGAATTGCGTGCGAAAATCCTTGCCATGCTCAACACGCCTGCGACGCGTATTGCAGGCGTGCTTCAAGCACCCGCAGGCCAGTTGGCAAGGCTCCAAGGCGCGAAAGCAGCTAAGGGTGAATAA
- the rplL gene encoding 50S ribosomal protein L7/L12, whose amino-acid sequence MSNLNELVDKLSALTVLEAAELSKLLEEKWGVSAAAPVAVAAAAGPAAAAAEEKTDFTLVLVDGGANKINVIKEVRAITGLGLKEAKDLVEGAPKTVKEGLNKEDSEKFKKLLVDAGAKVELK is encoded by the coding sequence ATGTCGAATTTGAATGAACTGGTTGATAAGCTCTCGGCACTGACTGTGTTGGAAGCTGCTGAACTCTCGAAGCTTCTCGAAGAGAAGTGGGGCGTTTCGGCTGCTGCACCTGTTGCAGTTGCTGCTGCTGCAGGTCCTGCTGCTGCCGCTGCTGAAGAGAAAACGGACTTCACGCTCGTTCTCGTGGACGGCGGTGCGAACAAAATTAACGTGATTAAAGAAGTTCGCGCAATCACGGGTCTTGGCTTGAAAGAAGCAAAAGACCTCGTTGAAGGTGCTCCAAAGACCGTTAAAGAAGGTCTCAACAAGGAAGATTCTGAGAAGTTCAAGAAGCTGCTGGTTGATGCCGGTGCTAAAGTTGAACTCAAGTAG